One window from the genome of Glycine soja cultivar W05 chromosome 12, ASM419377v2, whole genome shotgun sequence encodes:
- the LOC114379245 gene encoding uncharacterized protein LOC114379245, producing the protein MAGKLELGPPKSDVSNPKEQAARKILKIVRSQGHPYVELRENGKKFIYFCTLCLAPCYSDDVLFDHLKGNLHKERLSAAKVTLLGPKPWPFNDGLVFFDTSTESHKELEVADSYQNRLLKFNDNDVSLAIVKFGDGVQSNAKPRSIDGMQDDEYALVIPNLLIGDEIFDVKVREVGLGKIAARFLEKCHALNGIKRIWCEWLGKESNGERDGVEVLEHDFAVVIFAYNYDLGRSGLLDDVNTLLPSASGGQKGKSSLSDFDDVSDSVCNQYDSSAEESSDSNNSSSRLTLDQFNNHLCTRFISSKALRKELRRKQRLAAEKVCNICQQKMLPGKDVAALLNLKTRRVACSSRNRTGAFHVFHTSCLIHWIILCEFEIITNHLVCPNVRRVVKRKVASDGNKIGKEKDIGKHIRTVFCPECQGTGMIIDGDGVEQPEFSLSQMFKFKIKACDARRDWIKSPEVLKNCSTGFHFPSQSEEIFEEKVEPINLLHFYRADDQSWA; encoded by the exons ATGGCTGGAAAGTTGGAATTGGGGCCTCCGAAGTCTGATGTTTCCAATCCGAAGGAACAAGCGGCGAGGAAGATACTGAAAATTGTTAGATCTCAAGGGCATCCGTATGTTGAGTTGCGCGAGAATGGGAAGAAATTCATTTATTTCTGCACTCTGTGTCTTGCGCCCTGTTATAGTGATGATGTTCTGTTTGATCACTTGAAAGGCAATCTTCACAAGGAGAGACTATCTGCTGCTAAGGTCACTCTGCTTGGACCGAAACCCTGGCCTTTTAACGATGgtcttgttttctttgatacTTCGACTGAAAGTCATAAAGAGTTGGAAGTTGCAGATAGTTACCAAAACAGGTTGTTGAAGTTTAATGACAATGACGTCAGTCTTGCGATTGTGAAGTTTGGTGATGGGGTTCAGTCAAATGCTAAACCACGTTCGATTGATGGTATGCAAGATGATGAGTATGCATTAGTGATTCCTAATTTGCTGATTGGAGATGAAATATTTGATGTAAAAGTTAGGGAAGTTGGCTTGGGGAAGATTGCCGCAAGATTCCTTGAGAAGTGTCACGCATTGAATGGGATTAAAAGAATATGGTGTGAATGGTTAGGCAAAGAAAGTAATGGTGAACGAGATGGTGTTGAGGTTCTAGAGCATGATTTTGCAGTTGTGATTTTTGCTTATAATTATGATCTGGGTCGGTCAGGTTTGCTTGATGATGTCAACACGTTGCTCCCGTCTGCTTCTGGTGGCCAAAAGGGAAAGTCATCATTGTCTGACTTTGATGATGTTAGCGATTCTGTATGCAATCAGTATGATTCGTCTGCAGAAGAGTCCTCTGATTCAAACAACTCCAGCTCACGATTGACACTAGATCAATTCAACAATCATCTTTGCACAAGGTTCATTTCAAGCAAGGCTTTGAGGAAAGAATTGAGACGGAAGCAGCGGCTGGCAGCAGAGAAAGTGTGTAACATCTGTCAACAAAAAATGCTTCCTGGTAAAGATGTAGCAGctcttttgaatttgaagaCTAGAAGAGTGGCGTGCAGCAGTCGGAATAGAACCGGG GCATTTCACGTATTCCATACATCCTGCCTTATACACTGGATAATCTTGTGTGAATTTGAGATAATCACAAATCATTTAGTCTGTCCAAATGTTAGACGAGTAGTGAAGAGAAAGGTTGCGTCAGATGGCAACaaaattggaaaagaaaaagatattggAAAACATATAAGAACTGTATTCTGCCCAGAGTGCCAAGGTACTGGTATGATCATTGATGGAGATGGGGTGGAGCAGCCAGAATTTTCTTTGTCGCAG atgttcaaattcaaaataaaggcATGTGATGCACGCAGAGATTGGATAAAGAGTCCTGAAGTTTTGAAGAATTGCTCAACTGGGTTTCACTTCCCTTCACAATCTGAAGAGATATTTGAG GAAAAAGTGGAACCCATAAATTTACTGCATTTTTATCGTGCTGATGATCAGAGTTGGGCATAA